Proteins from a single region of Carassius gibelio isolate Cgi1373 ecotype wild population from Czech Republic chromosome A5, carGib1.2-hapl.c, whole genome shotgun sequence:
- the LOC128009129 gene encoding uncharacterized protein LOC128009129 — MADECLHSVQLELEAVGKQIRDLEQRQAKLRERRAALESSRADAHKSGVSIQRAVNSPTTSTPCVSLRRPGAPRTRSSQMSFTATPGHHGPWVHPQRRTRAGSRATTSPPPAFELSIQNRFAPLRETGRDAVIIGDSIVRHVSATLAEGKVHTHCLPGARVLDVSAQIPAILKDGESPRAVVLHAGVNDTTLRQTETLKRDFRSLIETVRSTTPAATIVVSGPLPTYRRGHERFSRLFALNEWLLSWCKEQKLLFVNNWNLFWERPRLFRDDGLHPSRVGAELLSDNISRTLRSM, encoded by the coding sequence atggcggatgaatgtctccactctgtgcagctcgagctcgaggccgtggggaagcagattcgcgacctggaacagaggcaggccaagctgagagagcggagagccgcgctggaatcatcccgggccgacgctcacaagtccggggtaagtatacagcgtgctgttaacagtcccaccacgtctactccgtgtgtttctctgcgcaggcccggtgcacccaggacgcgatcttcccagatgtccttcactgcgacgccgggacaccacggaccctgggtgcatccacagcggaggacgcgagccgggtcccgggcgactacttctccccctcctgccttcgagctctccatccagaaccgcttcgctcccctccgcgagacaggacgcgatgctgtgatcatcggagactccatcgtccgacacgtaagtgctacgttagccgaaggtaaagtgcacactcattgtttgcctggtgctcgtgttctcgatgtttctgcgcagataccagcgatcctgaaggacggcgagagccccagagcggtcgtgcttcacgccggggttaacgacaccacgctgcggcagacggagacgctgaagagggacttcaggagcctgatcgagacggttcgcagcacgacgcccgcggcgacgatcgtcgtgtcaggaccactgcccacgtatcgacgaggacacgaaaggttcagtagactttttgctttaaatgaatggttgttgtcatggtgtaaagaacagaaactgctatttgttaataactggaatcttttctgggagcgtcctagactgtttcgcgatgatggattacaccccagcagagtcggagcggagctgctctctgacaacatctccaggacacttcgctccatgtga